The region gagggccaatgacagagcagagaggctgaggccttccccctgagaagaacagcagaagagccctgctggatcagaccagtgaaggtccatttagtccagcctcctgcttcaaacaggggccagccagttcctctggagggccaacaacagggagagagaggctgaggccttcataagaacatcagaagagccctgctggatcagaccagggagggtccctctagtctagcctcccgcctcacacaggggccaaccagggGCTTCAGAGGACCACCAGAGTGGGGAGAGAGACCCTGACTGCCGGCATTGGACATCAGAAGTCTGCTGCCTCTGGAGATGGAGGTTCCTTTGAGCCACTGTGGCTGTGGTCTCACCCTCTGTTCAAAAGCCATCTGTGCTCACAAGACATCGCTATGtcagtggcagagaattccacagtttaactGCTCATTTGCTAAAGCTTTTCCTTTTGGTCCCCTCATTTCTCCCTCTCAACTCAGGCCAAGGATGGGCAGATCCCAGAGCAGAAGGGGAGATAgaggcccaccccccaccctcccctccagccCCTCACCTTTCCTGCTCTTCAGGTACAGATAAAGCCCCACGGCCACAAAGACCAGCCCCAGGACGGCCCCCACGGCCCCCGTCCACACCTTGCTCTTGGCAGAGTCCGACGTCTGTGGCTctgtggggagagaaggagggaccCACTGTGAGAAGGCGGATCAGGGCCAGATTCGGCCTTTCAGCCCTCAGATTTCACAGGGAGAATCAGgcccctttttaaaaacacacacggGGGAAAGAGTGagaaggaatcaaacccagcctgggagggggggagctgccaCGGAAACAACATTCCCTTGAAGCTTcaaccccaccccactttctgaaaacattcGGCAGCCAATAGGAGTGGTCTTGGATGGGCACCCTGACACCGCTATGGGGTCCCTGCGCTTCACCCTGGCATGGGCTTCATCCCACCCTAGGGAGGGGCTGAGGACATAAGAAGAACATCAGGGAAACCattattggatcagaccaaatcccattcagtccaacactctgtgccacacagtggccaatcaccAGGGGccctcaagaggtccaccagcagggccagaactccagaagccctcccactcttgccccccctacgccagcatcaagaagacagcatttctgtcccagacagagtgctCCATCTAGacctaatagccactggtggacctctgctccatatgtttatccaatcccctcttaaagctctctgtgcttgtagcccccaccactTCCTGCAACACTGAATTCCGTGGGTTAATGactctttggttgaagaagtacttcctttgatctgttccaAATCTCGTTAATTTCATTGGGACTCCACtagttcttgtagtgtgagaaaggggggaaggatctttttctactttctgtgTCTCCTTAATAATATTCtcaacctttatcatgtcactcctcagtcgacgtttctgcaagctaaagagccccgacctctttaacctttcctcatggggaaagtgtttcaTCCCCTGAAACATTTTGCTTGCCCTattctgcacttttccaatgctattttCTTTTGAGGTGCTGTGGAAGAGGGGAGTCCTTGAGAAGTGGGGGAGTCGCTTGACACAAGTCCTTGGAACTCCCttcaagggagaggggagaagaggggagcCCCTGATTCTCTTACCCCACTGCACGGAGATGGGTTCCTTCACACTTTTGTGCTCCACCTGGCAGGCGTAGACGTCTCCCCGCTGAGGCACCATCTCCAGCATCACCTGGTACTGGTAGGTCCAGTCTGCGTTCTGGACCTCATCATCGTATCCCACCCCCTGGGTCTGCTCCTGCCCGTTCTTCAGCCACTTGATGTCAATCCCGGGGGGATAATATCCTGCCGCGGTGCAGATCAGGAGGGTGTGGTGGGCCAGGGGGTCTCCCTTGGTGGGGGAGATCTTCACCAGGGGCtcaactggaagtgaggggaaaAGAAGGGAGAATTTCAGAGATGGAGGAGAACCAGAAGAACACCAACAGATGGAGAAGAGGAGGACTTTCTCACATCTGCAGCTGATGTATTTCTAAAGCCACAATCTCTTGACCTCTCCCACTACCACAATAGTCAAGGATCCACTAACTCATATTCTGGTCCCTGAACGAAGAGAGACTCAAATGCATCTCTCTCAGCTTCCTACAGTTCCTTCTTGCTTCCCAAAACACTAGGAGTTGCTTTGCAGGATCAGACCCCCACCCAGCCTGGGATAAGAATCCACCTGAAGACTCCCACAGAAGCACCTGCTGGGtcagtctgaactctctggaAATGCTTTTCAACAGCGGAGACCTTGGCCTTGCTGCTCCTGCTGAAGAGATCTCTGGAAATACCTTGGAAAACTCCCTAAATCCTCCTTCGGCTCCTGCTGGAAGGTCACGTCTGGCCTTTGGGAAGCTCCCAAGAAGGAGGTCTTCTTCTCCCCTTGGTTCTCC is a window of Heteronotia binoei isolate CCM8104 ecotype False Entrance Well unplaced genomic scaffold, APGP_CSIRO_Hbin_v1 ptg001684l, whole genome shotgun sequence DNA encoding:
- the LOC132565788 gene encoding DLA class II histocompatibility antigen, DR-1 beta chain-like, translating into MGRGLILLGMLLVALGPPLGVLGSERRLRTPPTHFLYQQKCECSFANGTGGEVCYLERYFYGRQEFVRFDSRRGWFEAVTELGEPITQNWNSQKDLMDYERAQVNTLCRYNYGVMETGQMVGRTVEPLVKISPTKGDPLAHHTLLICTAAGYYPPGIDIKWLKNGQEQTQGVGYDDEVQNADWTYQYQVMLEMVPQRGDVYACQVEHKSVKEPISVQWEPQTSDSAKSKVWTGAVGAVLGLVFVAVGLYLYLKSRKGEGLEGR